The Halobellus sp. MBLA0158 genome has a window encoding:
- a CDS encoding fluoride efflux transporter FluC, whose translation MADRLVPVLVALGGFCGAVSRYLVGVAVPGPDPLGTLTANVLGSFVLAAAVGVVRSRRFRFFLATGLLSSFTTYSTFAVETAMLGPAWGVANVGLTYGLGFGAALAGLLIGRRFA comes from the coding sequence ATGGCCGACCGTTTGGTCCCCGTCCTGGTCGCACTCGGCGGGTTCTGTGGCGCCGTCTCGCGCTACCTCGTCGGCGTCGCGGTTCCCGGTCCCGACCCGCTCGGGACGCTGACGGCGAACGTCCTCGGGAGTTTCGTCCTCGCGGCCGCCGTCGGCGTCGTGCGTTCGCGGCGGTTCCGGTTCTTCCTCGCGACCGGACTGCTCTCGTCGTTCACGACCTACAGCACCTTCGCGGTCGAGACGGCGATGCTCGGGCCCGCGTGGGGCGTGGCGAACGTCGGACTCACTTACGGGCTGGGTTTCGGCGCCGCGCTCGCGGGCTTGCTCATCGGGAGGCGGTTCGCGTGA
- a CDS encoding fluoride efflux transporter FluC yields the protein MIDALARLPVPILVGLGGAAGALARYAVDVALDGGRPSTFAVNVLGSVLLGGLVASGPPEAALTIAGTGFCGAFTTFSSFAVNVAEVASDGRVRLAVVDALGTLVAALLGVGIGTAMVAW from the coding sequence GTGATCGACGCGCTCGCCCGGCTTCCGGTCCCGATCCTCGTCGGTCTCGGCGGTGCCGCGGGGGCGCTCGCCCGGTACGCGGTCGACGTCGCGCTCGACGGCGGCCGACCGAGCACGTTCGCGGTCAACGTCCTCGGGAGCGTCCTCCTCGGCGGCCTCGTCGCCTCGGGGCCGCCCGAAGCGGCCCTGACGATCGCCGGCACGGGCTTTTGCGGGGCGTTCACGACCTTCTCGTCGTTCGCGGTCAACGTCGCGGAGGTGGCCTCTGACGGTCGAGTCCGGCTGGCGGTCGTCGACGCTCTCGGGACGCTCGTGGCGGCGCTGCTCGGGGTCGGTATCGGCACCGCGATGGTCGCCTG